A single Carettochelys insculpta isolate YL-2023 chromosome 2, ASM3395843v1, whole genome shotgun sequence DNA region contains:
- the DERL1 gene encoding derlin-1 produces MSDLGDWFRSIPLITRYWFASSIAVPLIGKLGLVSPVHLFLWPDAFLRRFEIWRPLTATFYFPVGPGTGFLYLVNLYFLYQYSSRLETGAFDGRPADYMFMLLFNWICIVITGLVMDMQLLMIPLIMSVLYVWAQLNRDMIVSFWFGTRFKACYLPWVILGFNYIIGGSIINELIGNLVGHLYFFLMFKYPMDLGGRNFLTTPQFLYRWLPNRRGGVSGFGVPPASVRRAAEDQQGGGRHNWGQGFRLGDQ; encoded by the exons ATGTCGGATCTCGGGGATTGGTTCCGGAGCATCCCTTTAATCACCCGCTACTGGTTCGCCAGCTCCATCGCGGTGCCGCTTATCGGCAAGTTAGGCCTCGTCAGCCCCGTCCATCTTTTCCTATGGCCCGATGCCTTCCTCAGGCGCTTCGAG ataTGGAGGCCATTAACTGCAACATTCTACTTCCCAGTGGGCCCAGGGACTGGATTTCTCTATTTGGTGAACTTATATTTTTTATATCAGTATTCATCACGACTAGAAACAG GTGCTTTTGATGGAAGGCCAGCGGATTATATGTTCATGCTTCTGTTTAACTGGATTTGCATTGTT ataaccgGCTTGGTGATGGATATGCAG TTGCTGATGATCCCCCTGATCATGTCAGTGCTTTATGTCTGGGCCCAGCTGAACAGAGACATGATTGTATCGTTTTGGTTTGGGACAAGATTTAAG GCTTGTTATCTACCCTGGGTTATTCTGGGATTCAACTATATCATTGGAGGATC CATCATCAATGAGCTGATAGGAAATCTGGTTGGACATCTCTACTTCTTCTTAATGTTTAAATATCCGATGGACTTGGGGGGAAGGAATTTTCTAACCACACCCCAGTTTCT ATACCGCTGGTTGCCAAACAGGAGAGGAGGAGTGTCAGGATTTGGTGTTCCACCTGCTAGTGTGCGAAGGGCTGCAGAAGATCAGCAGGGTGGTGGAAGACACAACTGGGGCCAAGGTTTTCGGTTAGGTGACCAGTGA